In the Bordetella genomosp. 10 genome, one interval contains:
- a CDS encoding DUF6708 domain-containing protein — translation MDNTGIYPKFPNNRPLTQWEREKQLRQKQRLDVAPRSELAVVKLNSTYLQSVDRWYGTRGFLALLGLAIAGICLYWSADFLWIVASGQVPNENGLWPVIFTGCAVLLVLALLGLSMAGKELFRWTYYPIALDRKRRMVHVFRLDGTVLSVPWDEVFFTLGRGKGIFGALNWDLRGLVLHADRKTVRETFAFSIVIDREEVVLAHWEFLRRYMEEGPAAVIDAVRFCMPVDGQREPAAAGRERIFANHVAMPGAMWLVMWPFNTLQSWARMLVMRTSRIPQWPPEVAATLTVADGDPYVRDARINPPDLR, via the coding sequence ATGGACAACACCGGCATCTATCCCAAGTTTCCCAACAATCGTCCGTTGACGCAGTGGGAGCGCGAGAAACAACTGCGGCAGAAGCAGCGGCTGGACGTGGCGCCGAGGTCCGAACTGGCGGTGGTCAAGCTGAATTCGACCTACCTGCAGTCGGTGGATCGCTGGTACGGCACGCGCGGATTCCTGGCCTTGCTGGGCCTGGCGATCGCGGGCATCTGCCTGTATTGGAGCGCCGATTTCCTGTGGATCGTGGCGTCGGGGCAGGTGCCCAACGAGAACGGCTTGTGGCCGGTCATTTTCACGGGCTGCGCGGTGCTGCTGGTGCTCGCCCTGCTCGGATTGTCGATGGCGGGCAAGGAGCTGTTTCGCTGGACCTACTATCCCATCGCGCTGGACAGGAAACGCCGCATGGTGCACGTGTTTCGCCTGGACGGCACCGTGCTCAGCGTGCCATGGGACGAGGTCTTCTTCACGCTGGGGCGCGGCAAGGGCATCTTCGGCGCGCTGAATTGGGACCTGCGGGGCCTGGTGCTGCACGCCGACCGGAAGACGGTGCGCGAGACCTTCGCCTTCAGCATCGTGATCGACCGGGAGGAGGTCGTCCTCGCCCACTGGGAATTCCTGCGCCGGTACATGGAGGAAGGGCCCGCCGCGGTGATCGACGCGGTGAGGTTCTGCATGCCGGTGGACGGACAGCGCGAGCCGGCCGCCGCCGGCCGCGAGCGGATATTCGCCAACCACGTGGCGATGCCGGGCGCCATGTGGCTGGTCATGTGGCCCTTCAACACCTTGCAGTCCTGGGCGCGCATGCTGGTGATGCGCACCAGCCGCATTCCGCAATGGCCGCCGGAAGTGGCGGCCACGCTGACGGTGGCGGACGGCGATCCCTACGTGCGCGACGCCCGCATCAATCCGCCCGATCTGCGGTAG
- the tssH gene encoding type VI secretion system ATPase TssH, translating to MAIPLKTLIAKLNDTCRQAAERAANLCMSRGHYEVDLEHLFLALLEQPACDVGVVLRHSDIDPLAVEADLNAELRNFKDGNSRTPVFSPHLTSLFEHAWLIASLDTQTTRIRSGHLLLALLTEPDLAQLARRGSTRFEQVRLDALKHDFAGITAGSNEAAQSVGFGDGAAPAAQGQGAAALSPTPALDQYTTNLTERAREGHIDPVIGRDGEIRQMIDILTRRRQNNPILTGEAGVGKTAVVEGLALRIVAGDVPPSLANVTLRVLDMGLLQAGASVKGEFENRLKNVIDEVKRSPSPIILFIDEAHTMIGAGGQAGQNDAANLLKPALARGELRTIAATTWSEYKKYFEKDAALARRFQVVKVEEPDEALAASMLRGIAALMEKHFSVRVLDEAITAAVRLSHRYISGRQLPDKAVSVLDTACARVALGHSTTPALIDDTRQRLVRLETEQGALTRDAAAVDGHEARLGELETEIAEARAVLEQAGQRLEQERELVREIQLLRQGLEQESMRAGGQEGGPDPDGLKEDPAGSLPGAVPSARRQSGKAEPDPRRLELAALQEKLRALQGESPLVPVCVDAQVVAEIVAAWTGIPLGRMVNDEVRTVLDLQGLLAERVIGQDHALEAIAQRVRTSRAGLEDPDKPKGVFLFVGPSGVGKTETALAVADILYGGERKLITINMSEYQEAHSVSGLKGSPPGYVGYGEGGVLTEAVRRQPYSVVLLDEIEKAHPDVLELFFQVFDKGFMDDAEGREIDFRNTLIILTSNVGSSTIMQACLNKAVEERPAPDALHEALLPQLYKAFKPAFLGRMKTVAYYPVDDDALACIITLKLQRIAARVLANHRAVFEWDDALVEAVLARCTEVDTGARNVDHILNGALLPEIAGQVLSRMAEGAAIGRIRASAGEDGEFQFQVN from the coding sequence ATGGCCATACCCCTGAAGACGCTGATCGCGAAACTGAACGACACCTGCCGCCAGGCGGCCGAGCGCGCCGCCAACCTGTGCATGTCGCGCGGCCATTACGAGGTGGACCTGGAGCATCTTTTCCTGGCGCTGCTGGAGCAACCCGCGTGCGACGTCGGGGTGGTCCTGCGCCACAGCGATATCGATCCCCTGGCCGTCGAAGCGGATCTCAACGCGGAGCTGCGCAATTTCAAGGACGGCAACAGCCGGACGCCGGTGTTCTCGCCGCACCTGACCAGCCTGTTCGAGCATGCCTGGCTGATCGCCTCGCTGGACACGCAGACCACGCGCATCCGTTCCGGCCACCTGTTGCTGGCGCTGCTGACCGAGCCGGACCTGGCGCAACTTGCGCGCCGCGGATCCACCCGCTTCGAGCAGGTGCGGCTGGACGCGCTGAAGCACGACTTCGCCGGCATCACCGCCGGCTCCAACGAGGCCGCGCAGTCGGTGGGGTTCGGCGACGGCGCGGCGCCGGCCGCGCAAGGCCAGGGCGCGGCGGCGCTGTCGCCGACGCCGGCGCTGGACCAGTACACCACCAACCTGACCGAACGCGCGCGCGAAGGCCATATCGACCCGGTGATCGGCCGGGACGGCGAAATCCGCCAGATGATAGACATCCTGACGCGGCGCCGGCAGAACAACCCCATCCTCACCGGCGAGGCCGGCGTCGGCAAGACCGCCGTGGTCGAGGGGCTGGCCCTGCGCATCGTCGCGGGCGACGTGCCGCCGTCCCTGGCCAACGTCACCCTGCGGGTGCTGGACATGGGCTTGCTCCAGGCGGGCGCCAGCGTCAAGGGCGAGTTCGAGAACCGGCTCAAGAACGTCATCGACGAGGTCAAGCGCAGCCCCTCGCCCATCATCCTGTTCATCGACGAAGCGCACACGATGATAGGCGCGGGCGGCCAGGCGGGGCAGAACGACGCCGCCAATCTGCTGAAGCCCGCGCTGGCGCGCGGCGAGCTGCGCACCATCGCCGCCACGACCTGGAGCGAATACAAGAAGTACTTCGAGAAGGACGCCGCGCTGGCGCGGCGTTTCCAGGTGGTCAAGGTGGAGGAGCCCGACGAGGCGCTGGCCGCCAGCATGCTGCGCGGCATCGCGGCGCTGATGGAAAAGCATTTTTCCGTGCGCGTGCTGGACGAGGCCATCACCGCCGCGGTGCGGCTGTCGCACCGCTACATCAGCGGCCGCCAGTTGCCGGACAAGGCGGTGAGCGTGCTGGACACCGCCTGCGCCCGCGTGGCGCTGGGCCATAGCACCACGCCGGCGCTGATCGACGATACGCGCCAACGCCTGGTTCGCCTGGAAACCGAGCAGGGCGCGCTCACGCGCGACGCCGCCGCCGTGGACGGCCACGAGGCGCGTCTCGGCGAACTGGAGACGGAGATCGCCGAGGCCCGCGCCGTGCTGGAGCAGGCCGGGCAGCGGCTGGAACAGGAACGCGAGCTGGTGCGCGAGATCCAGTTGCTGCGCCAGGGGCTGGAGCAGGAAAGCATGCGGGCGGGCGGCCAGGAAGGCGGGCCCGATCCCGATGGCTTGAAGGAAGATCCGGCGGGCAGCCTGCCGGGCGCCGTGCCCAGCGCGCGCCGCCAGTCCGGGAAGGCGGAGCCGGACCCGCGCCGGCTGGAGCTGGCCGCCTTGCAGGAAAAGCTGCGCGCCCTGCAAGGCGAATCGCCGCTGGTGCCCGTGTGCGTCGATGCCCAGGTGGTGGCCGAGATCGTCGCCGCCTGGACCGGCATTCCGCTGGGCCGCATGGTCAACGATGAAGTGCGCACCGTGCTGGACCTCCAGGGGCTGCTGGCCGAACGGGTGATCGGCCAGGATCACGCGCTGGAGGCCATCGCCCAGCGCGTGCGCACCTCGCGCGCCGGGCTGGAGGACCCCGACAAGCCCAAGGGGGTGTTTCTCTTCGTCGGCCCGTCCGGCGTGGGCAAGACCGAGACCGCGCTGGCGGTGGCCGACATTCTCTACGGCGGCGAGCGCAAGCTCATCACCATCAACATGAGCGAGTACCAGGAGGCACACAGCGTGTCCGGCCTGAAGGGATCGCCACCGGGCTACGTGGGCTATGGCGAGGGCGGGGTGCTGACCGAGGCGGTGCGGCGGCAGCCGTACAGCGTGGTGCTGCTGGATGAAATCGAGAAAGCCCATCCCGACGTGCTGGAGCTGTTCTTCCAGGTGTTCGACAAGGGTTTCATGGACGATGCCGAGGGGCGCGAGATCGACTTCCGCAATACCCTGATCATCCTGACCTCCAACGTGGGCTCCTCCACCATCATGCAGGCCTGCCTGAACAAGGCAGTGGAGGAACGGCCGGCGCCCGATGCCCTACACGAAGCGCTGCTGCCCCAGTTGTACAAGGCCTTCAAGCCGGCCTTCCTCGGCCGCATGAAGACGGTGGCCTACTACCCGGTGGACGACGACGCGCTGGCGTGCATCATCACGCTCAAGCTGCAACGCATCGCCGCGCGCGTGCTGGCCAACCATCGCGCCGTGTTCGAGTGGGACGACGCCCTGGTGGAGGCCGTGCTGGCGCGCTGCACCGAGGTCGACACCGGCGCGCGCAACGTCGACCACATACTGAACGGCGCCCTGTTGCCGGAAATCGCCGGGCAGGTGCTGTCCCGCATGGCCGAAGGCGCCGCCATCGGCCGCATCCGCGCCAGCGCGGGCGAGGACGGCGAATTCCAGTTTCAGGTGAACTGA
- a CDS encoding type VI secretion system Vgr family protein, translated as MSSDTADLTRLLTAAFEQGNRLLDLSTPLGANRLLAQEMRGSDRIGDGGYRLEITALSDDAHIPLKDLLGQPAQLSLQSALGRDAPRVWHGHVTQASFDGANGGLARYRLRLEPWLAFLRQRRDSYVFQDMDVCDIVESIFNDYRDQGTLAPAWRWALKDRAVYAKRSLTIQYRESDFDFVERLLAEEGLYYWIEHQAGEGDNPGSHTVVIADDNDAFKAGPQERVRFHRADATETEDTMQRWGRARRWLTNGVRLASWDYRGAGGRVASAQAPGEGLDNKMALLDADYPGQYAFEDDAQGDRLAHNLLAALRVPAATYEGAGTVRTLAAGQRFTLTDHFAGGDASGGNDFLVLRVDHAARNNLQASLGRAFEETAGKPGVEKAAGGAADAQADFYQNRVTAIPATVEYRNATLDGHGQRIHPRPTILGTQTALVVGADDPVHTDRDHRIRVQFHWQRGSTSSSRLAHPAGADNAPARSDLGAWVRVAEPVAGGDWGGHFVPRVGQEVLVQFLHGDIDRPVVVGAVYNGAGGENAAYNQVQSGAARSTGNAPAWFAGSDGAHAHNVVMSGFKSQEMSASAGGSGGYNQLVMDDTPGQSRLTASTTQQDSRLNLGRLKQQNDNERLDDLGHGAELASKASLAVRGGQGLLVSADARPNAGGAALDSSEAAVQLDLASEQARSLASSAVARQAKLGEEGDPADLPALKGLAHVGEVLRQTQTRPRAVSGGSSGSSSAQGGAGGAASASASAGSGATGSGTDAGGAASGDTATAYGEPHFQFSAPAGIGQYTPASAFLAAGATLVHVAPDVNWSAVGDVVADAAGGVLLYTDGKGDQAGSRPASQKGLLLHAAAGKFSMQAQQDGATLNARDTVTISSTHATVQIDGSTRILATAGGAYLRLENGQIQLHAPGKVTFHAGSHSWQGPQSAQASAGFGGGPLCDARVRGAAQQGGAVVPI; from the coding sequence ATGTCCAGCGACACCGCAGACCTCACCCGCTTGTTGACCGCCGCCTTCGAGCAGGGCAACCGCCTGCTCGACCTGTCCACGCCCCTGGGCGCGAACCGCCTGCTGGCCCAGGAAATGCGCGGCAGCGATCGTATCGGCGACGGCGGCTACCGGCTGGAGATCACGGCGCTGTCCGACGACGCGCACATTCCCCTGAAGGATTTGCTGGGCCAGCCGGCGCAGTTGTCCTTGCAGAGCGCGCTGGGACGGGACGCCCCGCGCGTCTGGCATGGCCACGTCACGCAGGCCAGCTTCGACGGCGCCAACGGCGGACTGGCGCGCTACCGCCTGCGCCTGGAGCCCTGGCTGGCCTTCCTGCGCCAGCGCCGCGACAGCTACGTGTTCCAGGACATGGACGTCTGCGACATCGTCGAAAGCATCTTCAACGATTACCGCGACCAGGGCACGCTGGCGCCCGCCTGGCGCTGGGCGCTGAAGGACCGTGCGGTCTACGCCAAGCGCAGCCTGACCATCCAGTACCGCGAATCGGATTTCGATTTCGTCGAGCGCCTGCTGGCCGAGGAGGGCCTGTACTACTGGATCGAGCACCAGGCCGGCGAGGGCGACAACCCGGGCAGCCATACGGTGGTGATCGCCGACGACAACGACGCGTTCAAGGCCGGTCCGCAGGAGCGCGTGCGCTTCCATCGCGCCGACGCGACCGAGACCGAGGACACCATGCAGCGCTGGGGCCGCGCGCGCCGCTGGCTGACCAACGGCGTGCGCCTGGCCAGTTGGGACTACCGCGGCGCCGGCGGCCGCGTGGCGTCGGCGCAGGCGCCCGGCGAGGGCCTGGACAACAAAATGGCGCTGCTGGACGCGGACTACCCGGGGCAGTATGCCTTCGAGGACGACGCCCAGGGCGACCGGCTGGCGCACAACCTGCTGGCCGCGCTGCGCGTGCCGGCCGCCACCTACGAAGGGGCGGGCACGGTGCGCACGCTGGCGGCCGGGCAGCGTTTCACCTTGACGGACCACTTCGCCGGCGGCGACGCGTCCGGCGGCAACGACTTTCTGGTGCTGCGGGTGGACCATGCGGCGCGCAACAACCTGCAGGCCAGCCTCGGCCGGGCGTTCGAGGAGACGGCCGGCAAGCCGGGCGTGGAGAAGGCGGCCGGCGGGGCCGCCGACGCGCAGGCCGATTTCTACCAGAACCGCGTCACCGCGATTCCGGCGACGGTGGAGTACCGCAACGCCACCCTGGACGGCCATGGCCAGCGCATCCATCCGCGCCCGACCATCCTCGGCACGCAGACCGCGTTGGTCGTCGGCGCCGACGATCCCGTCCACACCGACCGCGACCATCGCATCCGCGTCCAGTTCCACTGGCAGCGCGGCAGCACGTCGAGCAGCCGCCTGGCGCATCCGGCCGGCGCCGACAATGCGCCGGCCAGGAGCGATCTGGGCGCCTGGGTGCGCGTGGCCGAGCCGGTGGCCGGCGGCGATTGGGGCGGGCACTTCGTTCCGCGCGTTGGCCAGGAGGTGCTGGTGCAATTCCTGCATGGCGATATCGACCGTCCCGTGGTGGTGGGCGCCGTGTACAACGGCGCCGGCGGCGAGAACGCCGCGTACAACCAGGTGCAGTCCGGCGCCGCGCGCAGCACCGGCAACGCGCCGGCGTGGTTCGCCGGCAGCGATGGCGCGCATGCGCACAACGTGGTGATGTCCGGCTTCAAGTCGCAGGAGATGTCGGCCAGCGCCGGCGGCTCGGGCGGCTACAACCAACTGGTGATGGACGATACGCCGGGCCAGTCGCGCCTGACCGCGTCGACCACGCAGCAGGACAGCCGCCTGAACCTGGGCCGGCTCAAGCAGCAGAACGACAACGAACGCCTGGACGACCTGGGCCATGGCGCCGAGCTGGCGAGCAAGGCCTCGCTGGCGGTGCGCGGCGGCCAGGGCCTGCTGGTCAGCGCCGATGCGCGGCCGAATGCCGGCGGCGCGGCGCTGGACAGCAGCGAAGCGGCCGTCCAGTTGGACCTGGCGTCGGAGCAGGCGCGCAGCCTGGCCAGTTCGGCCGTGGCGCGGCAGGCGAAGCTGGGCGAGGAGGGCGACCCCGCCGACCTGCCGGCGCTGAAAGGCCTGGCGCACGTCGGCGAAGTGCTGCGCCAGACGCAGACCCGGCCCCGCGCGGTCAGCGGTGGCAGCAGTGGCAGTAGTAGCGCGCAGGGAGGCGCGGGTGGCGCTGCATCGGCCAGCGCCAGCGCGGGCAGCGGCGCGACGGGCAGCGGCACCGATGCCGGCGGCGCCGCCAGCGGCGATACCGCCACCGCCTACGGAGAGCCCCACTTCCAATTCAGCGCGCCGGCCGGCATCGGCCAGTACACGCCCGCGAGCGCCTTCCTGGCCGCCGGCGCCACGCTGGTCCACGTCGCGCCCGACGTCAACTGGAGCGCGGTGGGCGACGTGGTCGCCGACGCCGCCGGCGGCGTCCTGCTGTACACCGACGGCAAGGGCGACCAGGCCGGCAGCCGTCCCGCCAGCCAGAAAGGCCTGCTGCTGCACGCGGCGGCCGGCAAGTTCAGCATGCAGGCCCAGCAGGACGGCGCCACGCTCAACGCGCGGGACACGGTCACCATCAGCTCCACCCATGCCACCGTGCAAATCGACGGCAGCACCCGTATCCTGGCGACGGCCGGCGGCGCCTACCTGCGCCTGGAGAACGGCCAGATCCAGTTGCACGCGCCCGGCAAGGTGACTTTCCACGCCGGTTCGCATTCCTGGCAGGGGCCGCAATCGGCCCAGGCCAGCGCCGGCTTCGGCGGCGGCCCCTTGTGCGACGCCCGCGTGCGCGGCGCGGCCCAGCAAGGCGGCGCCGTGGTGCCGATCTAG
- a CDS encoding anti-sigma factor family protein yields MMEKDAAVSDDDLHAFVDGQLDAERAPAVLRHLQAHPEAAVRAAAWQAQRLQLRRLHRDAEPGPTPAALASVVRRHARRERWRPWAQAVAAVLLVAAGAAGARWWPAVDPATATATATVASGNASAPQFVRDAATAYAVFAPEVRHAVEVPAQEEAHLVQWLSRRLGRPLTAPVLQSQGYRLLGGRLLAGGGGDDATAPRAQFMYEDARGRRVTLYVAVFPPGSRPRETAFRSLRNGDAESFYWIENGYGYALSAALPPAELQALAGVIYDQLYPH; encoded by the coding sequence ATGATGGAAAAGGACGCAGCGGTCAGCGACGACGACCTGCACGCCTTCGTCGATGGACAACTGGACGCCGAGCGCGCGCCCGCGGTGCTGCGCCACCTGCAGGCGCATCCCGAGGCCGCGGTGCGCGCCGCGGCATGGCAAGCCCAGCGCCTGCAACTGCGGCGGCTGCATCGCGACGCGGAGCCCGGGCCCACGCCCGCGGCGCTGGCGTCCGTGGTGCGCCGGCACGCGCGCCGCGAACGCTGGCGCCCGTGGGCCCAGGCCGTCGCCGCCGTGCTGCTGGTCGCCGCCGGCGCGGCCGGCGCCCGCTGGTGGCCGGCCGTCGACCCCGCAACGGCGACGGCAACGGCGACCGTCGCCTCCGGCAACGCAAGCGCGCCGCAATTCGTGCGCGACGCCGCCACCGCCTATGCGGTGTTCGCCCCCGAGGTGCGCCACGCGGTGGAAGTGCCGGCGCAGGAAGAAGCCCATCTGGTGCAATGGCTCAGCCGCCGCCTGGGACGCCCGCTGACGGCCCCCGTCCTGCAATCGCAGGGCTACCGCCTGCTGGGCGGACGGCTGCTGGCCGGCGGCGGCGGCGACGACGCGACGGCGCCCCGCGCGCAATTCATGTACGAGGACGCGCGCGGCCGCCGGGTAACCCTGTACGTGGCGGTCTTCCCGCCGGGGTCCCGGCCGCGCGAGACCGCCTTCCGCTCGCTGCGCAATGGCGACGCGGAGTCCTTCTACTGGATCGAGAACGGCTACGGCTATGCCCTCAGCGCGGCCCTGCCGCCCGCCGAGCTGCAAGCGCTGGCGGGCGTGATCTACGACCAGCTCTATCCGCATTGA
- a CDS encoding T6SS effector BTH_I2691 family protein, giving the protein MNAPATDVTKDRGPYVKCGEDCPYHRVGLPIFPVRYAVLRNNAHSPPPLGGDLAHPALAEKERQLGSAARYGLRLLRPGYLYVYDEAREKLDGYFVNGDNTLYRFNPDKPLKDGENNFPCHSMEHQGMASMITIPDAKKATKVWLTLSDVQWTKDVCDKHRGAGGAAERRKHMVEFDVQAWLGAKKHPQAHAMTNTKDLVAEYFAQSRGDLDFPGLESQFDWTTVNWMSRQSWMYEMVEKASNWFSPGKGVMLALPDPTGIAQDIARLMRQSFDAFTNDPEDIRPLTVSKSIESLREIVADKAETDMLNEADRKAANIAAYGDDAPVFMGPGGMGNTSLGLMLADKVNPEMKKQRMARAEAARHPSDQARQTARGDSWKKYLDDYNETGRQNWQQAFDKKLKDFDIATIVPLATAHVAWMKSPEMVCNFQCNYDTADVDSGEVYLTVFTLCIDGVQNKKICFELLLDWLVGWETETSNLLLRAMFHNQDLIAKQVQDASQNTVDWKGMPWGNLTSIYSNALKRLGAGADDRTARLVSQVLAPISRILKEGVDNPLARRMAVRMGVISKSPVQIVEVVGSKKKFRAALIRETLRQHGGKVDQRKMEQAVADELRRLEVAGENVDGSDKKRWFRVVDSQAAAAVPKTGSDVDRAAALAQASMSIEQYEARELSRWRTVINTDVRIGTVSCVFQGVAMWKLWKDMQAGMDHEKGDASWKFVVGIASTGGSMAEVLGNAMAGRSALGMRLGSGLAVETSGKLLAEFGGRVGIVTGLIMAFFDLKSAKDQFTTERNGLMGGLYVASAALSIAVLWAFAAAATVVGIVLTVALVLVTILLAIFQDNKIQEWLKRCYWGKFQGRSGTDYYYTLQMEMANLNTALGSN; this is encoded by the coding sequence ATGAATGCTCCTGCTACCGATGTCACCAAAGACCGTGGGCCGTACGTCAAGTGCGGCGAGGACTGTCCCTACCATCGCGTCGGCCTGCCGATTTTCCCGGTGCGCTACGCGGTGCTGCGCAACAACGCCCATTCGCCGCCGCCGCTCGGCGGCGACCTGGCGCACCCGGCACTCGCCGAAAAGGAAAGGCAACTGGGGTCGGCGGCCCGCTATGGCCTGCGCCTGCTGCGGCCGGGCTATCTCTACGTCTACGACGAGGCGCGCGAGAAGCTGGACGGCTATTTCGTCAACGGCGACAACACGCTGTACCGCTTCAATCCGGACAAGCCGTTGAAGGACGGCGAGAACAATTTCCCCTGCCACTCGATGGAGCACCAGGGCATGGCGTCGATGATCACCATCCCCGACGCCAAAAAAGCCACCAAGGTCTGGCTGACGCTGTCGGACGTGCAGTGGACCAAGGACGTGTGCGACAAGCACCGGGGCGCGGGCGGCGCGGCGGAGCGCCGCAAGCACATGGTCGAGTTCGACGTGCAGGCGTGGCTGGGGGCCAAGAAGCATCCGCAGGCGCATGCCATGACCAACACCAAGGACCTGGTGGCGGAGTATTTCGCGCAGTCGCGCGGCGATCTCGACTTCCCCGGCCTGGAAAGCCAGTTCGACTGGACCACGGTGAACTGGATGAGCCGGCAGTCCTGGATGTACGAGATGGTGGAAAAGGCGTCCAACTGGTTCTCGCCCGGCAAGGGCGTGATGCTGGCGCTGCCCGACCCCACCGGCATCGCGCAGGACATCGCGCGCCTGATGCGGCAGAGCTTCGACGCCTTCACCAACGATCCGGAGGACATCCGCCCGCTGACGGTCTCGAAGTCCATTGAGTCCTTGCGCGAGATCGTCGCCGACAAGGCGGAGACCGACATGCTGAACGAGGCCGATCGCAAGGCCGCCAACATCGCCGCCTATGGCGACGACGCGCCGGTGTTCATGGGACCGGGCGGCATGGGCAACACCTCGTTGGGCTTGATGCTGGCCGACAAGGTCAACCCCGAGATGAAGAAGCAGCGCATGGCGCGCGCCGAGGCGGCGCGCCACCCCAGCGATCAGGCCCGGCAGACGGCGCGCGGCGATAGCTGGAAGAAGTACCTGGACGACTACAACGAGACGGGCCGGCAGAACTGGCAGCAGGCCTTCGACAAGAAGCTGAAGGACTTCGACATCGCCACCATCGTGCCGCTGGCGACCGCGCACGTGGCGTGGATGAAGAGCCCGGAGATGGTCTGCAATTTCCAGTGCAACTACGACACGGCGGACGTGGACAGCGGCGAGGTCTACCTGACCGTCTTCACGCTGTGCATAGACGGCGTGCAGAACAAGAAGATCTGCTTCGAGCTGCTGCTGGACTGGCTGGTCGGCTGGGAAACCGAGACCTCCAACCTGTTGCTGCGCGCCATGTTCCATAACCAGGACCTGATCGCCAAGCAGGTGCAGGACGCCTCGCAGAACACGGTCGACTGGAAGGGCATGCCCTGGGGCAACCTGACCTCCATCTATTCGAACGCGCTCAAGCGGCTCGGCGCGGGCGCCGACGACCGGACCGCGCGCCTGGTGTCCCAGGTGCTGGCGCCGATCTCGCGCATACTCAAGGAAGGCGTCGACAACCCGCTCGCGCGCCGCATGGCGGTGCGCATGGGCGTGATCTCCAAATCGCCGGTGCAGATCGTCGAAGTGGTCGGCAGCAAGAAGAAATTCCGCGCCGCGCTCATCCGCGAAACGCTGCGCCAGCATGGCGGGAAGGTCGACCAGCGCAAGATGGAGCAGGCGGTCGCCGATGAGCTGCGGCGCCTGGAAGTCGCCGGGGAGAACGTGGACGGCAGCGACAAGAAGCGCTGGTTCCGCGTGGTCGACAGCCAGGCCGCGGCCGCGGTGCCCAAGACCGGCAGCGACGTGGACCGCGCCGCCGCGCTGGCCCAGGCCTCCATGAGCATAGAGCAGTATGAGGCGCGCGAATTGTCGCGCTGGCGCACGGTGATCAACACGGACGTGCGCATCGGCACGGTCAGTTGCGTGTTCCAGGGCGTCGCCATGTGGAAGTTGTGGAAGGACATGCAGGCCGGCATGGACCACGAGAAGGGCGACGCCTCGTGGAAATTCGTCGTGGGCATCGCCAGCACCGGCGGCTCCATGGCGGAGGTGCTGGGCAACGCCATGGCGGGCCGGTCCGCCCTGGGCATGCGGCTGGGCTCCGGCCTGGCGGTGGAAACGTCGGGCAAGCTGCTGGCCGAGTTCGGCGGCCGCGTCGGCATCGTTACCGGGCTTATCATGGCTTTCTTCGACTTGAAGAGCGCCAAGGACCAGTTCACGACCGAGCGCAACGGCCTGATGGGGGGCTTGTACGTCGCGTCGGCGGCCTTGAGCATCGCCGTGCTGTGGGCCTTCGCGGCGGCGGCCACCGTCGTGGGCATCGTCTTGACGGTGGCGCTGGTGCTGGTCACGATATTGCTCGCGATCTTCCAGGACAACAAGATCCAGGAATGGCTCAAGCGCTGCTACTGGGGCAAGTTCCAAGGCCGTAGCGGCACGGATTACTACTACACCCTCCAGATGGAGATGGCCAACCTGAACACCGCCCTGGGCAGCAACTGA
- a CDS encoding GNAT family N-acetyltransferase, with the protein MTVTTRPIAAADRARWQELFDAYTRFYEREPDAAVSNHAWARIMDPASPVHAIVAECSEHGVIGIANYILHDNTWTLTPVCYLQDLFVDPKIRAQGVGQQLIDWLVAKMKSENWSRLYWNTKENNYRARGLYDKYTPHSGFLRYVVNNG; encoded by the coding sequence ATGACCGTCACCACCCGTCCCATCGCCGCCGCCGACCGCGCGCGCTGGCAGGAATTGTTCGATGCCTATACGCGCTTCTACGAGCGCGAACCCGACGCGGCGGTGAGCAATCACGCCTGGGCCCGCATCATGGACCCGGCCTCGCCCGTGCATGCCATCGTCGCGGAATGCAGCGAGCACGGCGTCATCGGCATCGCCAACTACATCCTGCACGACAACACCTGGACCCTGACGCCGGTGTGCTACCTGCAGGACCTCTTCGTCGATCCCAAGATACGCGCGCAGGGCGTGGGGCAGCAGTTGATCGACTGGCTGGTGGCGAAGATGAAGTCGGAAAACTGGTCCCGCCTCTACTGGAACACCAAGGAAAACAACTACCGCGCGCGCGGCCTGTACGACAAGTACACGCCCCACAGCGGTTTCCTGCGCTATGTGGTGAACAACGGCTGA